A stretch of Balaenoptera ricei isolate mBalRic1 chromosome 9, mBalRic1.hap2, whole genome shotgun sequence DNA encodes these proteins:
- the LOC132371295 gene encoding LOW QUALITY PROTEIN: uncharacterized protein LOC132371295 (The sequence of the model RefSeq protein was modified relative to this genomic sequence to represent the inferred CDS: inserted 3 bases in 2 codons; deleted 1 base in 1 codon; substituted 3 bases at 3 genomic stop codons), producing the protein MGVKDGTKSLKGVVERGEKAMFAILPRSLGEVTDTLVSDIPTCEHTLESRKGRRGRNIAKGLQQGPTLDLNSKXNKNVLQGPQSEIKVNIWEIKPPDFSYKLYTSLRLPEKPSRTIKEEERRKKSIFPGTMLHFPSIRNHPNKAMSPKFITTFPHLDSHKVKLIFVESGKYPNGVYLNPKPHNFXQYQHNLPNFVTTXEKGPKXLKFKSQHLSTVSGCPLLKEGQQNTTERFITYKXECTWDSTLILPKALWPIKSVSHTRHRRWPDAYRAFMDRVEEKFTKTCKNSGQKF; encoded by the exons ATGGGAGTGAAGGACGGCACCAAGAGTCTGAAGGGTGTGGTAGAAAGAGGTGAGAAGGCAATGTTTGCCATTTTGCCTAGGTCCTTAGGAGAGGTCACTGATACACTGGTTTCAGAT ATTCCAACATGTGAACACACCCTTGAGTCCCGGAAAGGCAGGAGAGGCAGGAATATTGCAAAGGGGCTGCAGCAGGGCCCCACACTAGATCTCAActccaaatagaacaaaaatgtcCTGCAAGGACCACAATCTGAAATAAAAGTCAACATATGGGAAATAAAGCCTCCTGATTTTAGTTATAAACTGTATACCTCTTTGAGACTTCCAGAAAAGCCATCAAGGACcattaaggaagaagaaaggagaaaaaaaagcatttttccaGGAACAATGCTTCACTTTCCCAGCATAAGGAATCATCCCAACAAGGCCATGTCTCCTAAATTTATAACTACATTTCCTCATCTGGATTCACATAAAGTGAAGTTAATATTTGTGGAAAGTGGAAAATATCCAAATGGTGTATACCTCAATCCAAAACCACATAACTTTTGACAG TACCAACATAATTTACCAAATTTTGTGACAA TAGAAAAGGGACCAAAATGATTAAAGTTTAAGTCACAACACTTAAGTACAG TAAGTGGATGCCCTTTGCTGAAGGAAGGTCAGCAGAACACTACAGAAAGATTTATCACCTACAA TGAATGCACCTGGGATTCAACGCTAATTTTACCAAAAGCCCTGTGGCCTATTAAATCTGTGTCACACACA AGACACAGAAGGTGGCCAGATGCATACAGGGCATTTATGGATCGT GTGGAAGAAAAGTTTACTAAGACATGCAAGAACAGTGggcaaaaattttaa